From Stigmatopora argus isolate UIUO_Sarg chromosome 14, RoL_Sarg_1.0, whole genome shotgun sequence, the proteins below share one genomic window:
- the LOC144088337 gene encoding decapping and exoribonuclease protein-like: protein MNRLPETLSTREEHYQGETPSHNPPKEVGFFSLDSKRRFLNDSSQMRYYAEPDEHPNFDLRDGYPERYIKWDDSVDEKLDHILRWILANRQVLDVDFVTVRGHLTKLLTTPYDKPGGWLLAVTKFKGILYISEVETDAARQDREKCTGWHHEMVYCGHKFEQYMCADTIDGDPDSTGEVNINEGFFTVIQTRLSDHRLLFSGEVDCRDKDPHAPAPPACYVELKTSAEICTPKQRSNFHRFKLPKWWAQSFLSGVPRIVAGFRDNKGVVVSVKTFHLAEIPQLVTAEDKDNSWRPTVCMNFCSEFLSFVKRVVTEDNPNVVYLFCRNPYGDVTYSVHRDSPHSFLPNWYQDKMG from the exons ATGAACCGCCTCCCAGAGACTTTGAGCACCAGAGAGGAGCATTACCAAGGAGAAACCCCCTCGCACAACCCGCCCAAGGAAGTCGGTTTCTTTTCCCTTGACTCCAAGCGCAGGTTCTTAAACGACAGCAGTCAGATGAGGTACTACGCCGAACCCGATGAACACCCAAATTTCGACCTGCGGGACGGATACCCAGAGCGTTACATAAAGTGGGACGACAGCGTGGATGAAAAGCTAGACCACATCCTCCGCTGGATTTTGGCAAACAGACA AGTTTTGGATGTGGATTTTGTGACGGTTCGAGGCCATTTGACCAAACTACTGACCACGCCGTACGATAAGCCAGGGGGCTGGTTGCTGGCCGTCACCAAGTTCAAGGGAATCCTTTACATCAGCGAAGTGGAGACGGACGCCGCCCGCCAGGATCGAGAAAAATGCACGGGGTGGCACCATGAGATGGTTTACTGTGGTCACAAGTTTGAGCAGTACATGTGTGCGG ACACGATAGACGGCGACCCCGATTCAACCGGCGAGGTCAACATCAACGAGGGCTTCTTCACCGTCATCCAAACACGTCTCTCGGATCACAGGCTTCTGTTCTCGGGCGAGGTGGACTGCCGGGACAAAGATCCGCATGCTCCGGCTCCCCCCGCGTGCTATGTGGAGCTCAAGACGTCTGCGGAGATTTGTACCCCCAAACAGCGGAGCAACTTTCACAG GTTTAAGCTGCCCAAGTGGTGGGCCCAGTCTTTCCTCTCCGGAGTCCCTCGCATAGTAGCAGGTTTCCGGGACAACAAGGGAGTGGTGGTCTCCGTGAAGACCTTTCACCTCGCCGAGATTCCACAGCTCGTTACG gccGAAGACAAAGACAACTCTTGGAGGCCGACCGTCTGCATGAACTTCTGCAGCGAATTTCTGTCTTTCGTCAAGCGAGTGGTGACTGAAGACAATCCCAA TGT